The following are encoded in a window of Mustela nigripes isolate SB6536 chromosome 1, MUSNIG.SB6536, whole genome shotgun sequence genomic DNA:
- the TLCD5 gene encoding TLC domain-containing protein 5 isoform X2 has product MLAHHTLSILGIIMALVLGESGTEVNAVLFGSEITNPLLQMRWFLRETGRYHSFTGDVVDFLFVALFTGVRIGVGARLLFCELVSPKPRWFVKVGGVAMYAVSWCFMFSIWRFAWRKSIKKYHAWRTRRGEERQLKQNGHLKTH; this is encoded by the coding sequence ATGCTGGCTCACCACACGCTCAGTATCCTGGGCATCATCATGGCCCTGGTGCTCGGGGAGTCAGGCACAGAGGTCAACGCGGTCCTCTTTGGAAGTGAGATCACCAACCCCTTGTTGCAGATGCGCTGGTTTCTCCGAGAAACAGGCCGCTACCACAGTTTCACTGGCGATGTGGTGGACTTCCTCTTCGTGGCCCTGTTTACTGGAGTGAGGATTGGTGTAGGAGCTCGCCTCCTTTTCTGCGAACTAGTCTCCCCCAAGCCCAGGTGGTTTGTGAAGGTTGGGGGAGTAGCGATGTACGCTGTGTCTTGGTGTTTCATGTTCAGCATCTGGCGCTTTGCATGGAGGAAAAGCATCAAGAAATACCATGCCTGGAGAACCAGGCGGGGCGAGGAGCGACAGCTGAAGCAGAATGGCCATCTCAAAACGCACTAG